From Mya arenaria isolate MELC-2E11 chromosome 1, ASM2691426v1, a single genomic window includes:
- the LOC128205977 gene encoding splicing factor ESS-2 homolog, which yields MDLAKVCSKALVVAKPKGALGPEKKKVNVLDEETYAEEVEKIIEKDFFPDLAKIKAQAEYMEAVEKNDLVKLRELELRFSKRPNTDRSIYNTPSTFDTPERGEHPSTQKSTQGVNLPENNLESVISETKGSKQHLDSFLSKNTSEDNDSFSQILEEADKKQREKHAWLFENEENRTQEENDRLALPNIEDQAAITDGQAGVDTWKYKIKNALMYIPDGEDYSAAELVELKKKIPRKIVHENTRFQDNPWNSVRNKEAMKQAASDKALLFSGKIGHDGKEVEVGITPRVNGYGFVATPSPAPGVEDSPFMTWGEIEGTPFQLTNETPLMPSDAPAFKIPAVPHRDKLALELAEKASKQHRDKKENALKLASRLASPGTSKGSAIERINSLSPAAQKLLGNRIGVRTGTDKALRASYSPSPSRTPGDKTPKLTPKLTPKNKTPVYSSSPRSTPGSKRDASEVPSLTDNLLHIPKKRSKATDFF from the exons GAAGTTGAGAAGATTATTGAGAAAGATTTTTTCCCAGACCTTGCAAAAATAAAAGCCCAGGCAGAATATATGGAAGCTGTAGAGAAAAATGACCTTGTGAAACTGAGAGAGCTTGAGCTGAGATTCTCTAAACGACCGAATACAGACAGGTCTATAT ACAACACACCTTCAACATTTGATACTCCTGAGAGAGGGGAGCACCCATCAACTCAGAAATCTACACAAGGGGTCAATTTGCCAGAGAACAATCTTGAAAGTGTCATCAGTG agACAAAAGGGTCCAAGCAGCACCTTGATTCATTCCTGTCGAAAAACACAAGTGAAGATAATGACTCGTTCTCTCAGATTTTGGAGGAAGCAGACAAAAAACAAAGAGAGAAACATGCATGGCTGTTTGAAAATGAGGAAAATAGAACACAG GAAGAGAATGATCGACTAGCCCTTCCAAACATTGAGGATCAGGCAGCTATTACAGATGGCCAGGCCGGGGTCGATACTTGGAAATACAAGATTAAAAACGCCCTCATGTACATACCCGACGGTGAGGACTACAGTGCAGCAGAACTTGTTGaattaaagaagaaaatacCTCGAAAAATTGTGCATGAAAATACGAGATTTCAAGACAATCCCTGGAACTCTGTGAGGAACAAAGAAGCTATGAAACAAGCTGCCTCTGATAAAGCGTTGTTGTTTTCTGGAAAAATAGGGCATGATGGGAAAGAAGTGGAAGTTGGCATCACACCAAGAGTTAACGGGTATGGGTTTGTTGCCACACCATCGCCTGCCCCTGGGGTGGAAGATTCGCCATTTATGACCTGGGGCGAGATTGAAGGCACACCCTTTCAGCTGACCAATGAGACTCCACTCATGCCTTCCGATGCTCCAGCATTTAAG ATTCCTGCCGTCCCTCACCGTGACAAACTGGCGTTGGAACTTGCAGAGAAGGCCAGCAAACAGCATAGGGACAAGAAGGAGAATGCTCTTAAACTTGCTTCTAGGCTGGCTAG tcCTGGGACCAGTAAAGGCTCAGCAATAGAACGGATCAACTCCCTCTCCCCTGCAGCTCAGAAACTTTTAGGAAACCGGATAGGTGTCAGAACAGGGACTGATAAAGCTCTCCGTGCCAGTTACTCCCCTTCACCATCGCGGACTCCTGGGGACAAAACCCCGAAACTCACCCCTAAATTGACCCCTAAAAATAAGACCCCTGTTTACAGTAGTTCTCCTAGATCTACTCCTGGTAGTAAGCGTGATGCGAGTGAAGTGCCATCGTTGACTGATAATCTCTTGCATATTCCTAAGAAACGTTCCAAAGCTACCGATTTCTTCTGA